The nucleotide sequence ATGACGACCACGAGGTCAATGACGGAGGCTACCATCCGTGCGCCGAGCGAGCCGTATGGCGTGTCGGGTGTCGGCACGGAGCCGGCATCGGAGACCGTCGGCTGCGTCATCGGTCGGCCCGCATCACTCGGTGACGCTACTCATCGAGGCACCCGAACAAGTTCGGCGTTTTCCACCACGCGATGCCCCTGTGCACCGTCGCGCGCCGCGCCGACGAGCGCCGCCGCCACCTGCTGCGCAAACACGCCGCGGTACCTGGCGGGGAGTAGGCGCGAGAGCGGCTTCAGCAACACCTCCCCCAAGCGAAACTCGGTACGGTCTCCCAGCAACATAGACGGCCGCGCGACCGTGAAGCCGGGAAATCCAAGTTGCGCGATGGCCTCCTCGAGCTCGCCTTTCATGCGGCTGTAAAAGACCCGCGATGCTGCGTCAGCCCCGAGGGCGCTCACAAGCAGAAAATGTGGCACGCCTTGGGCACGTGCCATTGAGGCGAGTTGGAGCGGCAGGCCAAAGTCCACCTCCCGAAACGCGTCTTGCGACCCCGCCTTCTTGATGGTGCTGCCAAGCGCGCAGTACAGCTCGTCGACCTCAAACAGATTGGGGGCAAGGGTGAGTGCGCCCCCGTCCGCGAGGTCCGCCTGGACGACGTGG is from Gemmatimonadota bacterium and encodes:
- a CDS encoding NAD(P)H-binding protein codes for the protein MTETSGRRALVVGASGLVGQEIVRQLLADPSVARVTCLVRRPLTAAPRDARLHVVQADLADGGALTLAPNLFEVDELYCALGSTIKKAGSQDAFREVDFGLPLQLASMARAQGVPHFLLVSALGADAASRVFYSRMKGELEEAIAQLGFPGFTVARPSMLLGDRTEFRLGEVLLKPLSRLLPARYRGVFAQQVAAALVGAARDGAQGHRVVENAELVRVPR